In Maniola jurtina chromosome 2, ilManJurt1.1, whole genome shotgun sequence, the following proteins share a genomic window:
- the LOC123870409 gene encoding trypsin CFT-1-like isoform X1 yields MQKFSILALLTLAGSLNGASLPAMRIMGGVVTTINSYPFVTSLLRSSDFVNYVQTCAGSILTNKAILSAGHCFAGEQPSRWRIRTGSSWANSRGTVYSINQIILHPYYNSRTYDSDIAILKSASSIALVGPVAVGSIAGANYKLADNQPVWAVGWGATYFGGPKSEQLRRVQIWAINQNVCRSRYAELGRTVTNNMLCSGWIDVGGRDQCQDDAGGPLLHNNVIVGVASWGHQCGLARYPGVNTRVSNFTSWISSNAA; encoded by the exons ATGCAGAAGTTTTCAATACTCGCGTTGTTGACGCTGGCCGGTAGTTTAAATG GAGCGTCACTACCAGCTATGAGGATAATGGGCGGTGTAGTCACTACCATAAATTCTTACCCTTTTGTGACGTCACTGCTGCGTTCATCGGACTTCGTCAACTACGTTCAGACCTGTGCCGGTTCAATTTTGACGAATAAAGCTATACTTTCTGCTGGTCATTGTTTTGC AGGTGAACAGCCAAGTAGATGGCGCATTCGAACGGGATCTTCTTGGGCCAACAGCCGAGGCACCGTTTACTCTATCAACCAAATCATTCTCCACCCATACTACAACTCCAGAACCTACGACAGTGATATTGCTATCCTGAAGTCTGCCTCAAGCATCGCCTTAGTTGGACCCGTTGCAGTTGGTTCCATTGCTGGAGCTAATTATAAACTGGCTGATAACCAACCAGTGTGGGCCGTTGGCTGGGGAGCGACTTAT TTTGGTGGTCCAAAGTCTGAACAGCTACGTCGCGTTCAAATCTGGGCTATAAACCAAAATGTTTGCCGAAGTCGTTACGCTGAATTGGGGCGTACAGTAACTAACAACATGCTTTGCTCTGGATGGATAGACGTTGGGGGTCGTGATCAATGCCAAGACGACGCTGGGGGTCCCCTCCTTCACAACAACGTCATCGTCGGCGTCGCTTCGTGGGGTCATCAGTGCGGGCTCGCTCGATATCCTGGCGTCAACACTCGCGTTTCCAATTTTACTAGCTGGATTTCAAGTAATGCTGCATAA
- the LOC123870303 gene encoding uncharacterized protein LOC123870303: protein MASKLLKCASCEILISEVMAFIWNKINSIDENTLIRICSTAFTSEEIRTAKKLLFEAVPIKRLRTRKNEDNSVKDLEDIIDLLKQMDATDPDRLPIFVARELHRLPPVTFDHIDVTRLLRDLNLIREDLREIKSQYVTQKQLQETLVLTREKSVDYVNRKRGAFVGNSYNHCDSGPMGLRHISSEPLDAGAEYNKSEEYNNISLSPRETGALDRVERSVTLPVEVHSSERDSALSQPSKNETAMQPIVEAVSDTMPIETIEKCSISNKQPSKRETERQVRLDAKPVGAASAVIGDARKMSQEADASSQQGGRQRSMADVVRTSTECNQTEDDLGGEWITVQRKKSLKNRFVSEVGSACHDLKFKAAPYLGDYALHPI, encoded by the coding sequence ATGGCTTCCAAGTTGCTAAAATGTGCATCCTGTGAAATTTTGATTTCGGAGGTGATGGCGTTTATATGgaacaaaataaattcaattgatGAAAACACACTCATTAGGATCTGTAGTACAGCTTTCACTTCGGAGGAAATACGAACAGCGAAAAAACTTCTCTTCGAAGCTGTACCAATCAAAAGGTTGAGAACAAGAAAAAATGAGGATAATTCAGTAAAAGACCTGGAAGATATTATTGACCTTCTCAAGCAGATGGATGCTACAGACCCGGATCGACTACCTATTTTTGTGGCAAGAGAGCTGCATCGGTTACCGCCGGTAACGTTCGACCATATTGACGTTACCCGTTTGTTGAGAGATTTGAACCTTATTAGAGAAGACTTGCGGGAAATCAAAAGCCAGTATGTTACGCAGAAGCAACTCCAAGAAACCTTAGTGCTTACACGGGAAAAATCGGTAGATTATGTAAATAGAAAGCGTGGAGCATTCGTAGGAAATAGTTACAATCATTGCGATAGTGGACCAATGGGATTACGACATATAAGCAGCGAGCCGTTAGACGCTGGCGCAGAATACAATAAGAGTGAGGAGTATAACAATATATCCCTATCGCCCCGAGAAACAGGTGCACTAGACCGTGTGGAAAGGTCAGTGACCTTGCCCGTAGAAGTGCATAGTAGTGAACGCGATAGCGCACTCAGTCAGCCTAGCAAAAATGAGACGGCAATGCAACCGATCGTGGAAGCAGTCTCGGACACAATGCCGATTGAGACGATTGAAAAATGTTCCATCTCTAACAAGCAACCGAGCAAGAGGGAGACAGAACGTCAAGTGCGCCTGGACGCTAAACCGGTTGGGGCGGCGAGCGCCGTGATCGGAGACGCTAGAAAAATGTCACAGGAGGCGGACGCAAGCAGTCAACAGGGTGGACGGCAGCGCTCAATGGCGGATGTTGTGCGTACGAGTACGGAATGTAACCAAACGGAAGATGATTTAGGTGGAGAGTGGATCACAGTACAGAGAAAAAAGTCGTTGAAAAATAGGTTTGTTAGTGAGGTAGGTAGTGCGTGTCATGATTTAAAGTTCAAAGCGGCGCCATACCTA
- the LOC123870409 gene encoding trypsin CFT-1-like isoform X2 — translation MPGASLPAMRIMGGVVTTINSYPFVTSLLRSSDFVNYVQTCAGSILTNKAILSAGHCFAGEQPSRWRIRTGSSWANSRGTVYSINQIILHPYYNSRTYDSDIAILKSASSIALVGPVAVGSIAGANYKLADNQPVWAVGWGATYFGGPKSEQLRRVQIWAINQNVCRSRYAELGRTVTNNMLCSGWIDVGGRDQCQDDAGGPLLHNNVIVGVASWGHQCGLARYPGVNTRVSNFTSWISSNAA, via the exons ATG CCAGGAGCGTCACTACCAGCTATGAGGATAATGGGCGGTGTAGTCACTACCATAAATTCTTACCCTTTTGTGACGTCACTGCTGCGTTCATCGGACTTCGTCAACTACGTTCAGACCTGTGCCGGTTCAATTTTGACGAATAAAGCTATACTTTCTGCTGGTCATTGTTTTGC AGGTGAACAGCCAAGTAGATGGCGCATTCGAACGGGATCTTCTTGGGCCAACAGCCGAGGCACCGTTTACTCTATCAACCAAATCATTCTCCACCCATACTACAACTCCAGAACCTACGACAGTGATATTGCTATCCTGAAGTCTGCCTCAAGCATCGCCTTAGTTGGACCCGTTGCAGTTGGTTCCATTGCTGGAGCTAATTATAAACTGGCTGATAACCAACCAGTGTGGGCCGTTGGCTGGGGAGCGACTTAT TTTGGTGGTCCAAAGTCTGAACAGCTACGTCGCGTTCAAATCTGGGCTATAAACCAAAATGTTTGCCGAAGTCGTTACGCTGAATTGGGGCGTACAGTAACTAACAACATGCTTTGCTCTGGATGGATAGACGTTGGGGGTCGTGATCAATGCCAAGACGACGCTGGGGGTCCCCTCCTTCACAACAACGTCATCGTCGGCGTCGCTTCGTGGGGTCATCAGTGCGGGCTCGCTCGATATCCTGGCGTCAACACTCGCGTTTCCAATTTTACTAGCTGGATTTCAAGTAATGCTGCATAA
- the LOC123870436 gene encoding trypsin, alkaline A-like — protein sequence MRVLLLLLLGVAVATAASTRIIGGTTVDIRQYPFAAALIHSRTGSGTFYQSCGGTIISNRAILSAAHCFVGHSVNQWRARVGSNRSSTGGRVYQFNRIILHPYFNSFTYDSDVAILQPTTIIALGGNVQLGPIAGENYNLFDNSPLWAVGWGVISWGGQYSDLLRHVQISSINQNVCRQRYAGLRNVTDNMLCSGVLDIGGRDTCTGDDGGAVIHNGVIVGISSWAYQCGLPGYPRVNTRVPRFTRWIVANA from the exons ATGCGTGTGCTCTTGCTGTTACTTTTGGGAGTAGCTGTTGCAAcag CTGCATCCACAAGGATAATAGGCGGAACAACTGTTGACATCCGTCAGTACCCATTCGCTGCTGCTCTCATACACTCCAGAACAGGCTCAGGCACTTTTTACCAGTCATGTGGTGGAACGATCATCAGTAACAGGGCTATATTGTCTGCAGCACATTGTTTCGT TGGTCACAGTGTTAACCAGTGGCGCGCGAGAGTAGGTTCCAACAGATCTAGTACAGGTGGCCGCGTGTACCAGTTCAACAGGATCATTCTTCACCCCTACTTCAATAGTTTTACCTACGATAGCGACGTTGCGATCCTCCAGCCTACAACTATCATAGCTCTTGGCGGTAACGTTCAACTGGGTCCAATTGCTGGGGAGAACTATAACCTTTTCGACAATAGCCCACTGTGGGCTGTTGGATGGGGAGTCATCAGT TGGGGCGGGCAATACTCCGATCTGCTTCGTCACGTGCAAATTTCTTCCATCAACCAGAACGTCTGCAGGCAGCGGTACGCCGGTCTGCGAAATGTTACTGACAACATGTTGTGCTCTGGGGTGCTCGATATCGGCGGTCGGGACACGTGCACAGGAGACGATGGCGGAGCCGTCATCCACAATGGTGTCATCGTGGGCATTTCCTCCTGGGCGTACCAGTGTGGCCTACCAGGGTACCCTCGCGTCAACACACGTGTACCACGTTTCACTAGATGGATTGTGGCAAATGCTTAG